From the genome of Halobellus litoreus, one region includes:
- a CDS encoding flavin-containing monooxygenase — MTEHRDVVVIGAGQAGLATSYYLTEAGCDHVVLERDRVGERWCSERWDSFTLVTPNVMSRLPGFPSDGDDSDGYLTRDEVVEYLEAYVDRFDPPLRTGVEVLAVRQHDAGHTVETADTTYGTTNVVVATGPFQRPRIPEFGADFPSSVRQLHTSEYRNPDKLDPGGVLVVGSGQSGTQIAVELHESRRDVSLSVGKAAKAPRRYRGKDIVWWMVALGGLDAVVDGLDSPADRFGPNPYVSGKDGGQEIDLLDLAADGMTLLGRGEGVEDGRLVVAGDLEENLRNASRFYAGILGQIDDLIETEEIDALDPRFVSRDPEAISVESVRELDLKAANVRTVIWATGFQFDFNWVEPTTFDEYGYPGHDRGVTDSPGLCFLRLPWLPTAGSSLLFGVGGDAKYVTDHILSRLEQATPSI; from the coding sequence ATGACCGAACACCGGGATGTCGTCGTCATCGGCGCCGGGCAGGCGGGGCTGGCGACGAGTTACTACCTGACGGAAGCCGGCTGTGACCACGTCGTCCTCGAACGTGATCGGGTCGGCGAGCGCTGGTGCAGCGAGCGATGGGACTCGTTCACGCTGGTGACGCCGAACGTGATGAGCCGCCTTCCGGGCTTCCCCTCCGATGGCGACGACTCCGACGGCTACCTCACTCGTGACGAGGTCGTCGAGTATCTCGAGGCTTACGTCGATCGCTTCGATCCCCCACTCAGGACTGGTGTCGAGGTGCTGGCGGTTCGGCAGCACGACGCCGGCCATACCGTCGAGACGGCCGACACTACCTACGGGACGACCAACGTGGTCGTGGCGACCGGCCCGTTTCAACGCCCACGAATCCCCGAGTTCGGCGCCGATTTCCCGTCGTCCGTTCGGCAGCTACACACCAGCGAATATCGGAACCCGGACAAGCTCGATCCCGGTGGGGTGCTCGTGGTCGGTTCCGGCCAGTCGGGCACCCAGATCGCCGTGGAGCTCCACGAGAGCAGGCGTGACGTGTCCCTCTCGGTCGGGAAGGCAGCGAAGGCGCCCCGTCGGTACCGCGGGAAGGACATCGTCTGGTGGATGGTCGCCCTGGGTGGACTCGACGCGGTCGTCGATGGCCTGGACTCGCCCGCCGACCGGTTCGGGCCTAACCCCTACGTCTCGGGCAAGGACGGCGGTCAGGAGATCGACCTGCTTGATCTTGCCGCTGACGGTATGACGCTGCTCGGCCGCGGCGAGGGAGTCGAGGACGGCCGGCTCGTCGTTGCCGGTGACCTCGAGGAGAATCTCCGGAACGCGTCTCGCTTCTACGCCGGCATACTCGGTCAGATCGACGACCTCATCGAAACCGAGGAAATCGACGCTCTGGACCCGAGGTTTGTCTCCAGGGATCCGGAGGCAATCTCGGTCGAGAGCGTTCGAGAGCTCGACCTCAAGGCGGCGAACGTTCGGACCGTAATCTGGGCGACCGGGTTCCAGTTCGACTTCAATTGGGTCGAGCCCACGACGTTCGACGAGTACGGCTACCCTGGCCACGACCGTGGCGTGACTGACAGTCCCGGGCTCTGTTTCCTCAGGCTGCCGTGGTTGCCTACGGCGGGATCATCGCTCCTATTCGGCGTAGGCGGCGACGCGAAATACGTGACTGACCACATTCTCAGCCGGCTAGAGCAGGCCACCCCAAGCATATGA
- a CDS encoding ATP-binding cassette domain-containing protein translates to MVLQQAQRQSENEAGTAVRHSAIRADDVHVTYDDGTEAVRGVSLDVEEGEFFGFLGPNGAGKTTTIKTLVTLLHPTQGSVRINGYDTKTDARAVRESIGYMAQETSIDFELTPCENLRIACRMYGVPKDQRDERIEELLDLVDLRDVADKRAETFSGGMQKRLDTATVLVHRPPVVFLDEPTTGLDPEARLRVWNYFEKINDQGTTVFLTTQYLEEANELCDRLGLLQDGRITHTGTPDALKSAVGTDTVTLTLKNPSDGTRRRAVNAVRRLKDLDTATIERTADGLTIEADNARSTTSELFTELAAADVEVTDFDIQSPTLDDVFLTLAGEDDSSDTSTKDDTVSARAVAR, encoded by the coding sequence ATGGTATTGCAACAGGCGCAACGACAATCTGAGAACGAGGCGGGTACCGCTGTGCGGCACTCCGCGATCCGCGCTGACGATGTCCACGTCACGTATGACGATGGGACCGAAGCGGTCCGGGGCGTCTCCCTGGACGTCGAAGAAGGCGAATTCTTCGGCTTCCTCGGCCCCAACGGAGCTGGCAAAACAACCACGATCAAGACCCTCGTCACGTTGCTGCATCCAACGCAGGGATCAGTCCGGATCAACGGCTACGATACGAAGACCGATGCACGGGCTGTCCGCGAATCGATCGGCTATATGGCCCAAGAAACAAGCATCGACTTTGAGCTCACACCCTGTGAGAACCTCCGTATTGCCTGTCGAATGTATGGCGTGCCGAAAGATCAGCGCGACGAACGCATCGAAGAACTGCTCGACCTCGTCGATCTCCGAGACGTAGCGGACAAGCGAGCGGAAACGTTCTCGGGCGGAATGCAGAAACGGCTCGATACGGCGACCGTCCTCGTGCATCGTCCCCCGGTGGTTTTCCTCGACGAACCGACTACCGGGCTGGATCCCGAGGCACGGCTCCGTGTCTGGAACTACTTCGAGAAGATCAACGATCAGGGAACGACGGTGTTCCTCACGACACAGTATCTCGAAGAAGCGAACGAGTTGTGTGACCGCCTCGGCCTCCTCCAAGATGGACGGATTACCCACACCGGCACCCCGGACGCACTCAAATCAGCCGTAGGGACGGACACTGTCACACTCACCCTGAAGAACCCGTCCGATGGGACACGCCGTCGTGCCGTAAACGCGGTTCGTCGCCTCAAAGACCTCGATACGGCGACTATCGAACGAACTGCCGACGGCCTCACCATCGAAGCCGACAACGCTCGCTCAACCACGAGCGAACTGTTCACTGAACTAGCCGCAGCGGACGTCGAAGTCACTGATTTCGACATCCAATCACCGACGCTTGATGACGTCTTCCTCACACTGGCCGGTGAGGATGATAGTAGCGACACCAGCACGAAGGACGATACAGTGAGTGCTCGGGCGGTGGCGCGATGA
- a CDS encoding alpha/beta fold hydrolase codes for MQTVISADGTSIAYEQYGEGPPLILLHGGSSPEYWKPIVPHFAEDYTVVVPHRRGVGESGDSEEYRLERGVEDVQAVIDAVEGTPVLFGHSFGGLLAIETARKASVKKLIAYEPAVLVDDYGEQAELAARMQERIDDGDRREAMKFYIREVMHGGEIDDLDSWLAEWPPWPEIVALTENIARINRAIEQYQLPDALEIDAPVLLLTGTAGPPHLRDGIRAVDAALSSSQFVEFDDVGHGGPTEAPDRIIATVHSFIDDEATPMPESGF; via the coding sequence ATGCAGACTGTGATTTCCGCAGACGGGACCAGTATCGCATACGAACAGTACGGAGAAGGCCCGCCGCTCATTCTCCTTCACGGCGGGTCGTCTCCCGAGTACTGGAAGCCAATCGTTCCTCACTTCGCTGAGGACTACACGGTCGTTGTTCCCCACCGACGCGGCGTTGGGGAAAGCGGCGACTCTGAGGAGTATCGCCTCGAACGTGGTGTCGAAGACGTTCAAGCAGTTATCGATGCAGTCGAAGGAACGCCGGTCCTGTTCGGGCACTCGTTCGGTGGTCTGTTAGCGATCGAAACCGCTCGGAAAGCATCGGTCAAGAAGCTCATCGCGTATGAGCCGGCGGTTCTCGTCGACGACTATGGAGAACAAGCCGAACTCGCAGCGCGGATGCAGGAACGAATCGACGACGGCGATCGACGCGAGGCAATGAAGTTCTATATCCGAGAGGTGATGCACGGTGGCGAGATCGATGATCTCGATAGTTGGCTCGCTGAGTGGCCGCCGTGGCCCGAAATCGTCGCTTTGACCGAAAACATCGCGCGAATCAATCGCGCGATCGAGCAGTACCAACTTCCGGACGCACTTGAGATCGACGCGCCAGTCCTCTTACTGACCGGGACTGCGGGACCGCCTCATCTTCGAGATGGCATCCGTGCAGTGGACGCCGCCCTTTCGAGCAGTCAGTTCGTAGAATTCGATGACGTCGGTCACGGTGGTCCGACGGAAGCCCCTGATCGCATCATAGCGACGGTACACAGTTTCATCGACGACGAAGCGACGCCAATGCCGGAATCTGGCTTCTGA
- a CDS encoding FAD-binding oxidoreductase: protein MSLETSKIDNDALDEFSGSLRGSLLRPDDEGYDEARAVWNAMIDERPAFIVRCAGVADVISAVTFAKEHDLPISVKGGGHNIAGRAVEDDALMMDLSPMKSVRVDPDAKTARVEPGVVLNELDHETQAFGLATPVGYNSTTGIAGLTLGGGWGWLSRKHGLTVDNLISADVVTADGELVHASEDENEDLFWGIRGGSGNFGIVTSFEFQLHEVGPTVLSGPIVHPFDDAKTVLEGYRKFAADAPNDATVWCVIRHAPPLPFIPEEWHGRKVVILATFYAGDMEEGEEVLQPIRDVGDPIADAVGPHPYTGWQQAFDGLAPAGNRNYWKSHNFDEMTDGMIETFIEYGKTIPTPETEIAIPHLGGAMNEKPVDATAYPHRNFEFTMVLHTQWTDPEQDEECIAWTREMHEAMAPHATGGVYANFVPEEDGDQQAAYGENYDRLVEVKNKWDPENLFQLNHNVEPTE, encoded by the coding sequence ATGTCACTAGAAACATCCAAAATAGACAACGACGCACTCGACGAATTCTCTGGGTCACTGCGTGGATCCCTCCTCCGGCCAGACGACGAGGGCTACGACGAGGCTCGGGCAGTCTGGAACGCGATGATCGACGAACGCCCGGCCTTCATCGTTCGATGCGCTGGCGTAGCTGACGTCATCAGCGCCGTGACGTTCGCCAAGGAACACGACCTCCCCATCTCGGTGAAAGGTGGCGGACACAACATCGCCGGCAGGGCCGTCGAGGACGATGCCCTTATGATGGACCTCTCGCCGATGAAATCCGTACGGGTCGATCCGGACGCGAAGACGGCTCGCGTCGAACCTGGCGTGGTGCTCAACGAACTGGACCACGAAACCCAGGCCTTCGGACTTGCCACGCCCGTGGGGTACAACTCCACGACCGGTATCGCCGGGTTGACGCTCGGCGGCGGGTGGGGATGGCTCTCCCGGAAGCACGGATTGACCGTCGACAATCTCATCTCGGCCGATGTCGTCACCGCAGACGGCGAATTGGTACACGCTAGCGAGGACGAAAACGAAGATCTCTTCTGGGGGATTCGTGGCGGCAGTGGCAACTTCGGGATCGTCACCTCATTCGAGTTCCAACTGCATGAGGTCGGGCCGACCGTGTTGTCCGGCCCGATCGTCCATCCCTTCGACGACGCTAAGACGGTTCTCGAAGGCTACCGGAAGTTCGCCGCCGATGCACCCAACGATGCGACGGTCTGGTGTGTCATCCGGCACGCACCCCCACTGCCGTTCATCCCTGAGGAGTGGCACGGCCGGAAGGTCGTCATTCTGGCGACGTTCTACGCTGGTGATATGGAGGAGGGCGAGGAGGTACTTCAGCCGATCCGTGATGTCGGTGATCCGATCGCCGACGCGGTCGGTCCACACCCCTACACCGGCTGGCAACAGGCGTTCGACGGTCTGGCTCCGGCTGGCAATCGGAACTACTGGAAGTCCCACAACTTCGACGAGATGACTGACGGAATGATAGAGACGTTCATCGAGTACGGGAAGACGATCCCGACCCCGGAGACGGAGATCGCCATTCCACACCTCGGCGGGGCGATGAACGAGAAACCCGTCGACGCGACGGCCTACCCCCACCGAAACTTCGAGTTCACGATGGTCCTCCACACACAATGGACGGATCCCGAACAGGACGAGGAGTGTATCGCGTGGACGAGGGAGATGCACGAGGCGATGGCTCCTCATGCGACCGGCGGCGTCTACGCCAACTTCGTCCCCGAGGAGGACGGTGACCAGCAGGCTGCCTACGGCGAGAACTACGATCGACTGGTCGAGGTCAAAAACAAGTGGGATCCTGAGAACCTGTTCCAACTCAACCACAACGTCGAACCGACGGAGTAG
- a CDS encoding serine hydrolase domain-containing protein, with translation MGDRTTRRSFLACLGSLGLVGFGTAAGRTSATTNSQITERQENESPVPDPDGLEAFVDDVMAERIGVTTPGATVAIVSGGSPVFTKGYGVADTDAGVPVRADDTAFRVGSVGKLVTYTAVMQGVERGVLDLDADITTYLDDSPVTVPATYDEPVTLRHLGTHTAGFESTLDPELVADPDALDSLETVLVDQQPPRIRRPGELVGYSNYGAALAGHVVAEAHDTTFTEYVQSEVFDPLGMSHSTFAQPVPDNHPGNLAAPHVRNDASFTVADDVYINMRPAGSLSATATEMAAFMQAHLGNGAVSGTRILNAATTERMHSRHHVRHPAVTNWRYGFHEYGSPDANLLAHSGATVNFTSHLALAPDHETGIFVAYNSNPSGLPAAVVDEIIAEYDLQPAPPTPTPTSKPGRRERAETVAGEYSLSSLPASGPLQVADQLAHLSVESADDSRLRTSTLDGDTREWIETDPYVYHEVGGHEVLAFEVTDGEVEGLNMSGEPTGVYQPVPFHERQLVTGGVLGTTVSGFGLSLAGRVAYGTLQQWKQRRTGSEPEVGPE, from the coding sequence ATGGGTGATCGAACGACGAGACGGTCGTTCCTCGCGTGTCTCGGTAGTCTCGGGCTCGTGGGCTTCGGAACTGCAGCCGGGCGGACGAGCGCCACGACCAACTCCCAGATTACAGAAAGACAGGAAAACGAGAGTCCCGTCCCGGATCCCGACGGGCTCGAAGCGTTCGTCGATGATGTGATGGCCGAACGGATCGGGGTGACGACTCCCGGAGCTACCGTGGCGATCGTCTCGGGAGGTTCTCCCGTGTTCACCAAGGGATACGGTGTTGCAGATACTGACGCCGGAGTCCCGGTTCGAGCTGACGACACAGCGTTTCGGGTCGGGTCGGTCGGGAAACTCGTGACGTACACCGCCGTTATGCAGGGTGTTGAACGAGGCGTGCTCGACCTTGACGCCGACATCACCACGTATCTCGACGACTCACCAGTTACTGTCCCGGCTACCTACGATGAGCCGGTGACCCTTCGGCATCTCGGCACACACACCGCTGGGTTCGAATCCACGCTCGATCCCGAGCTCGTCGCTGATCCAGATGCTCTCGACTCGCTGGAGACCGTCCTGGTCGATCAGCAACCCCCGCGTATCCGTCGACCTGGTGAACTCGTCGGGTATTCCAACTACGGCGCGGCACTCGCTGGTCACGTCGTAGCTGAGGCACACGACACGACGTTCACGGAATACGTCCAATCGGAAGTTTTCGATCCGCTCGGAATGTCCCACAGTACGTTCGCCCAGCCCGTCCCCGACAACCATCCGGGAAATCTCGCTGCACCGCACGTCCGCAACGATGCGTCGTTCACCGTGGCCGACGACGTCTACATCAATATGCGGCCCGCAGGGTCGCTGAGCGCGACCGCAACAGAGATGGCCGCATTTATGCAGGCACATCTCGGCAATGGGGCCGTCAGCGGCACGCGGATCCTCAACGCGGCGACTACCGAGCGGATGCATAGTCGCCATCACGTGCGCCATCCAGCAGTCACGAACTGGCGGTACGGCTTCCACGAGTACGGGAGCCCGGATGCGAACCTCCTCGCCCACTCGGGTGCGACGGTCAACTTCACGAGCCACTTGGCACTCGCACCAGATCACGAGACCGGGATCTTCGTGGCGTACAACAGCAATCCCAGCGGGCTTCCGGCGGCTGTCGTCGATGAAATCATCGCTGAGTATGATCTCCAACCCGCGCCACCCACTCCAACTCCCACCTCGAAACCAGGTAGGCGGGAGCGCGCTGAAACCGTCGCCGGCGAGTACAGTCTTTCGTCCCTCCCAGCGAGCGGTCCTCTGCAGGTCGCCGACCAACTCGCACACCTTTCTGTCGAATCTGCAGACGATAGCCGTCTCCGCACATCCACTCTCGACGGCGACACCCGGGAGTGGATCGAGACCGACCCGTACGTGTATCACGAGGTTGGTGGTCACGAGGTCCTCGCTTTCGAGGTTACAGACGGGGAAGTGGAGGGGCTGAATATGAGCGGCGAACCGACTGGCGTCTACCAACCGGTTCCGTTCCACGAACGACAGCTCGTCACTGGCGGTGTCCTCGGGACAACAGTATCTGGCTTCGGGCTATCGCTCGCTGGCAGGGTTGCATACGGCACCCTACAACAGTGGAAGCAGCGTCGGACTGGCAGTGAACCTGAGGTGGGTCCTGAATGA
- a CDS encoding helix-turn-helix domain-containing protein, giving the protein MAPIVYYEIPRQTSVREIADEMDCSESTVADHLRKAEARLVSLYGDHPVVL; this is encoded by the coding sequence ATCGCGCCTATCGTATATTATGAGATCCCGCGGCAGACAAGCGTCCGAGAGATCGCCGACGAGATGGATTGCTCGGAAAGCACCGTCGCAGACCACCTGCGGAAGGCAGAAGCGCGACTTGTGTCGCTCTACGGAGATCATCCAGTAGTACTGTGA
- a CDS encoding ABC transporter permease has protein sequence MSSVPAERNATESGSVTRASGNNSVTDAWISFKRWLVKTSRNPYVTFTSLIQPVIFFVLMAEVLGAIAGGTIAQTVQSDITYVTYLTPAIIIQSTLAAAAVSGIGLVDDMETGMFDKTLISPMNRAAMFVGKALSEVVRITAQTGIILTLGYLLVVLKPGAPAAQYLQTGAVGVLGIVVVTVIFGGVFMAYSNIVALVTRDREATVMIANLLTFPLLFISSAFLPLEILPGWIQSVAVANPITYGVDGIRALMLGQDVMSVFEVTAFAGLWNTVLPAVVVLFGFNIALGGIAVGLLKRASKAAVQ, from the coding sequence ATGAGCAGCGTCCCTGCCGAACGGAACGCCACCGAGAGTGGCTCGGTGACGAGAGCCTCTGGGAACAACTCCGTGACTGACGCCTGGATCAGCTTCAAACGGTGGCTCGTCAAGACCTCCCGCAATCCGTACGTGACGTTCACGTCGTTGATCCAGCCGGTCATCTTCTTCGTCCTGATGGCGGAAGTACTCGGTGCCATCGCAGGAGGAACAATCGCCCAAACAGTACAGAGTGATATAACGTACGTGACGTACCTCACACCCGCAATAATCATTCAGTCAACACTGGCCGCGGCGGCTGTCTCCGGGATCGGGCTCGTTGACGATATGGAGACAGGAATGTTCGACAAGACGTTGATTTCCCCGATGAATCGAGCTGCGATGTTCGTCGGGAAAGCACTGTCTGAAGTGGTTCGCATCACTGCCCAGACGGGAATCATTCTCACTCTCGGGTACCTGCTGGTAGTTCTTAAGCCAGGGGCACCTGCCGCGCAGTATCTCCAGACAGGAGCGGTTGGTGTCCTCGGTATCGTCGTCGTGACCGTCATCTTCGGCGGCGTCTTTATGGCGTACTCGAATATTGTCGCGCTCGTTACTCGTGATCGAGAAGCGACAGTGATGATCGCCAATCTCCTGACCTTCCCGTTGCTGTTCATTTCGAGTGCGTTCCTTCCACTCGAGATCCTTCCTGGCTGGATTCAAAGCGTTGCAGTCGCCAATCCCATCACGTACGGTGTCGATGGCATCCGAGCACTGATGCTCGGACAGGACGTGATGTCGGTTTTCGAGGTAACGGCGTTCGCTGGGCTTTGGAACACGGTTCTCCCTGCTGTTGTCGTTCTTTTCGGATTCAACATTGCTCTTGGTGGTATTGCCGTCGGCCTCCTCAAGCGGGCTTCCAAGGCCGCGGTTCAGTAA
- a CDS encoding alpha/beta hydrolase, producing the protein MKRDVTFDSEGAEVSGWYYSPDTAPPWPLVVMAHGFSATKEMVADRYAEVFVEAGLAVLLYDHRGFGASEGEPRQQINPWMQARGYRDAISFAATLDDVDSSRIAVWGDSYSSGAALVVAALDDRVAALVVQVPALGEEVPPDDPDGSLRDAIEETVRSGSIEPTADEIRGPMPVVWDDQERRSSALKPETAFRWFTGYGTRSDTNWTNEVTLVRPEHPVQWYPGLCASDVSCPALFVVSPDDEMVRSSPAVARDAYERLVGPKEWVEIPGGHFGLLYYPSETFDRASSAQVRFLTETLLSEDG; encoded by the coding sequence ATGAAACGAGACGTGACCTTCGACTCGGAAGGGGCAGAGGTGAGTGGCTGGTACTACTCGCCCGACACGGCGCCACCGTGGCCCCTGGTCGTCATGGCCCACGGGTTCTCCGCAACCAAAGAGATGGTTGCTGACAGGTACGCAGAGGTGTTCGTCGAGGCAGGCCTGGCCGTGTTGTTGTACGACCATCGGGGCTTCGGGGCAAGCGAAGGCGAACCCCGCCAGCAGATCAATCCCTGGATGCAGGCACGGGGGTATCGCGACGCGATCTCGTTTGCGGCCACGCTCGACGATGTCGATTCGTCCCGGATCGCCGTGTGGGGCGATAGTTACAGTAGTGGTGCTGCGCTGGTCGTGGCCGCCCTGGATGATCGGGTGGCAGCACTGGTCGTTCAGGTCCCGGCTCTTGGAGAGGAAGTACCGCCGGACGATCCAGATGGATCCCTCCGTGACGCGATCGAGGAGACGGTTCGCTCGGGATCAATCGAACCGACTGCGGACGAGATCCGTGGGCCGATGCCGGTCGTATGGGACGACCAGGAACGGCGTTCCTCGGCCCTGAAACCGGAGACGGCATTTCGCTGGTTCACCGGCTACGGGACTCGCTCGGACACGAACTGGACGAACGAGGTCACGCTCGTCCGTCCAGAGCACCCCGTCCAGTGGTATCCTGGCCTGTGTGCCTCGGACGTGTCGTGTCCGGCCCTATTCGTGGTCTCCCCCGACGACGAGATGGTCCGGTCGTCCCCTGCTGTAGCCCGCGACGCGTACGAGCGACTGGTCGGGCCGAAAGAGTGGGTAGAGATTCCCGGTGGGCATTTTGGGCTGCTGTATTATCCGAGCGAGACGTTCGACAGAGCGTCATCGGCACAAGTGCGGTTCCTTACAGAGACTCTGCTGTCAGAGGATGGTTGA
- a CDS encoding CBS domain-containing protein, translating to MDISEILSPKFTEFDIGTPLSKVAGAFENQELDAVVVTDGDEYRGVVSRRQLASSSNQPSAKVGSQVQHVPTVDRTEDVREVARLMIGSDAKTLPVLDDDRVIGVVTGDAVLEAVRPFLDAATVDDAFTAELVSATPETTIGKALNMLREAGIAHLPVVDEDGLVGMVSLYDVIEFTTRGGTKSQGGSSSGFGGRGGGQNRGGFGAREGDADRMLDLPVRNLMSDAIATVERSAPLDEVVATMFEQEISSLVVTADDTDEPVGIITKTDLIEALTWEREDRNAVQVFGLDLLEGMDYDDVSALIERMTSKYGEMSVIKASIELQEHKEQNRGVPLVLARIRLVTDRGYFTADGEGYGASHALRLAANAVERQLLKGKTYGQSKKRPNAEEQEQLYGWWLGG from the coding sequence ATGGATATTTCCGAAATCCTCTCACCGAAATTCACCGAGTTCGACATCGGAACCCCGCTCTCGAAGGTCGCTGGGGCATTCGAGAACCAGGAACTCGATGCTGTCGTCGTCACGGACGGCGACGAGTATCGCGGCGTCGTCAGTCGCCGTCAGTTGGCGTCCTCGTCCAACCAACCGTCTGCGAAGGTCGGTTCACAGGTACAGCACGTCCCGACGGTTGACCGCACCGAGGACGTCCGCGAGGTCGCGCGACTTATGATCGGGAGCGACGCCAAGACGCTCCCCGTCCTTGACGACGACCGTGTCATCGGTGTCGTGACCGGCGATGCCGTGCTCGAGGCAGTCCGGCCGTTTCTTGATGCGGCGACTGTCGACGACGCGTTCACGGCGGAATTAGTCAGCGCAACCCCTGAAACCACGATCGGGAAAGCGCTCAATATGCTTCGAGAGGCTGGCATCGCCCACCTCCCAGTCGTCGACGAGGACGGCCTCGTGGGAATGGTGAGCCTGTACGACGTCATTGAGTTCACGACGCGCGGCGGCACCAAGAGCCAGGGTGGGTCGTCAAGCGGCTTTGGTGGTCGTGGCGGGGGGCAGAACCGCGGCGGGTTCGGCGCGCGTGAGGGCGACGCCGACCGGATGCTCGATCTGCCGGTACGGAACCTGATGTCCGACGCGATCGCGACGGTCGAGCGGAGTGCACCGCTCGACGAGGTCGTCGCGACGATGTTCGAACAGGAGATATCTTCGCTCGTCGTCACGGCAGACGACACCGACGAGCCGGTCGGGATCATCACGAAGACGGACCTCATCGAGGCGCTCACCTGGGAGCGCGAGGACCGGAACGCCGTGCAGGTGTTCGGGCTCGACCTGCTCGAAGGGATGGACTACGACGACGTCTCCGCGCTGATCGAGCGTATGACCTCGAAGTACGGTGAGATGAGCGTGATCAAGGCCAGCATCGAACTGCAGGAGCACAAGGAACAGAACAGGGGCGTGCCGCTGGTACTGGCACGGATTCGGCTGGTCACCGACCGTGGCTACTTCACTGCCGACGGAGAGGGGTACGGTGCCTCCCACGCCCTCCGTCTCGCAGCGAACGCCGTCGAACGCCAGCTGCTCAAGGGGAAAACCTACGGCCAGTCGAAGAAGCGGCCGAACGCGGAGGAGCAAGAACAGCTCTACGGCTGGTGGCTCGGTGGGTAA
- a CDS encoding helix-turn-helix domain-containing protein: MGLVAEFDIHCQALPLAGVAERASEATLVLEMQYNHGNRPLFLVTVQDGSQATVEAAFTDAYDVGEWTLVGQAGDTRRYQVLPALSLEEQLGDHLDDLAGLEALATADAIIERIDVVPGGWRQTGWFADRDAFNKFSSFWQRNAGFRLHRLTRDGESEPPGDGLTDRQHEALRTAYELGYFDIPRKASLEDVAAELGISPSSVSERLRRAQTQLIEETVATTWPPLPN, encoded by the coding sequence ATGGGACTCGTTGCTGAGTTCGATATCCACTGTCAGGCGTTACCGCTCGCTGGCGTCGCGGAACGGGCGTCTGAAGCCACGCTGGTCTTAGAGATGCAGTACAATCATGGGAACCGGCCGCTATTTCTCGTCACTGTTCAGGACGGGTCGCAAGCGACCGTTGAGGCTGCCTTCACGGATGCATACGACGTTGGGGAGTGGACGCTCGTCGGACAGGCGGGCGATACCCGTCGATACCAGGTCCTCCCAGCGCTCAGTCTGGAAGAACAGCTCGGAGACCACCTCGACGATCTTGCGGGTCTCGAAGCGCTCGCAACGGCTGACGCGATTATCGAGCGGATTGACGTCGTCCCAGGCGGGTGGCGACAGACCGGTTGGTTCGCCGACCGAGACGCGTTCAACAAGTTCTCCTCGTTCTGGCAGCGGAATGCCGGGTTCCGCTTGCACCGTCTCACCCGAGACGGGGAGTCCGAACCGCCGGGTGATGGACTCACCGACCGTCAACACGAGGCACTCCGAACCGCGTACGAACTGGGGTATTTCGACATCCCGCGGAAAGCGTCCCTAGAGGATGTCGCCGCAGAACTTGGGATTTCGCCGTCGTCCGTCTCTGAGCGACTGCGGCGAGCCCAAACGCAGCTCATCGAGGAGACCGTGGCGACGACGTGGCCCCCACTCCCCAACTAA